The Bacillota bacterium DNA segment TCTTCGCCCGCGCGCCCGACCTCGTCATCCGTCCGCTGGAACTGGGCGGCATGCCCGCAGCCGTCTATTTTCTGAAGGGGCTCGTGGACGATGCACGGCTGGAGCACCTGCTCGTCAGCCTGCTCGAGGAAGGGCGGGCATCGCAGGGTTTCGAGGGCGCCCGGCGGGTGCGCACGAAGCTCCTGGCCGCGGACCGGGCGCAGCCCGTTCGCACCTACCGGGAGGTGGCCCAGGCCGTACTCAACGGCATGGCCGTGCTGGTGGTGGCCTCCTGGCGCGAGGGCCTCGGGCTCGGTCTCGACCAGGCGGAGAAGCGCGCCGTCGAGGAGCCCCGGGCCGAAAGCGTGGTCCGCGGTCCCCGCGAGGGTTTCATCGAGGAGCTGGCCACCAACCTGAGCCTCGTCCGGAGGCGGCTGCGCGACCCGGACCTGCGGGTGCGCGAATTCCGCCTGGGACGCCGGACGCAGACGCACGTGGTCGTGCTCTACCTGGAGAGCCTTGCCAACATCGACGTGGTGGACGAGGTCCTGAGCCGCCTCGAGCGGATCGACGTCGACAGCGTCCTGGAGAGCGCCTACGTCGAGGAGCTGATCGAGGACAACCCCTACTCGCTCTTCCCGCAGATCCTCCACACCGAGCGGCCCGACGTGGTCGCGGCCCATCTCCTCGAGGGCCGGCTGGCCATCCTCACCGACGGCACGCCCTTCGCCCTGATCCTGCCGGCCACGCTCTTCTCGTTCCTGGAGGTGAGCGAGGACTATTACGAGCGGTTCTGGATCGCCATCGCCATCCGCTTTCTGCGCTTTCTCCTGGCCATGCTGGCGCTC contains these protein-coding regions:
- a CDS encoding spore germination protein, translating into MGTASAPRGPIPAKDDARRLRLQVERTLRSIEALRAGERLDADVQVVSDRLHLLFARAPDLVIRPLELGGMPAAVYFLKGLVDDARLEHLLVSLLEEGRASQGFEGARRVRTKLLAADRAQPVRTYREVAQAVLNGMAVLVVASWREGLGLGLDQAEKRAVEEPRAESVVRGPREGFIEELATNLSLVRRRLRDPDLRVREFRLGRRTQTHVVVLYLESLANIDVVDEVLSRLERIDVDSVLESAYVEELIEDNPYSLFPQILHTERPDVVAAHLLEGRLAILTDGTPFALILPATLFSFLEVSEDYYERFWIAIAIRFLRFLLAMLALVLPGLYVAVTTFHQEMIPTRLLLRLAAAREGIPWPPMLEALIMEVTFEILREAGVRLPKQIGQALSIVGALVIGTAAIQADIVSPPMVIVVALTGIASFGLPYFSLAIAFRILRFELIVLGGVLGLYGVMLGLLGTLVHLSSLRSFGVPYLSPVAPLAIPDLWDTLFRLPHWRQRLRPVAIEPADVRRRAAGLRPGPPAPVNVTATRRHEE